Within Legionellales bacterium, the genomic segment ATAATGTCGCGTTTTAATCGGCGGATTAAACAGACATCGAGTGGAGTATCCATATAAACGCGAATATCCATCATTTCACGCAAGGGTCTATCGGCAAATAATAGAATACCTTCCAATACGATAATCGCATGTTTAGCAATGGTAATGGTGCGATCTTCGCGCACATGTTCGGCATGATTATAAATTGGAATTTCGACGGTTTCTTGTTTTTGCAATCGTTTTAAATGTTCGCAAAATAAGGGATGATCGAAGGCATCGGGATGATCGAAATTAGTTTTAGCGCGTTCTTCAAAAGGCAAATGTTTTAAATCTTTATAATAGGAATCTTCGGAAATTACCGCCACGCGGTCGGAACCAATTTCATCGACAATCGTGTTAGCC encodes:
- the udk gene encoding uridine kinase, whose translation is MEQKTIIIGIAGASGSGKSLMANTIVDEIGSDRVAVISEDSYYKDLKHLPFEERAKTNFDHPDAFDHPLFCEHLKRLQKQETVEIPIYNHAEHVREDRTITIAKHAIIVLEGILLFADRPLREMMDIRVYMDTPLDVCLIRRLKRDIIQRKRTVESVIEQYEKTVRPMYLQFIEPTKRYADIIVPRGGANRIAIDLMKAKIRELLGSFVA